The Arachis hypogaea cultivar Tifrunner chromosome 19, arahy.Tifrunner.gnm2.J5K5, whole genome shotgun sequence genome has a window encoding:
- the LOC112752024 gene encoding uncharacterized protein, which translates to MARIMRSSWVSLLVLYLVSTNLMNSLEAQLMSPGSAPAPEGPAQAPQGPAPAPEGPASAPAPEGPASAPAPVSPAATPEGPASAPAPISPAPTPKAPAPTPKSSPAPAPPAHTTPVPAPASPGGGGGSSGLSGGQKAGIVIGVLLGAALIGFGGLVYKKRQSNIRRSRYSNAAQDFNL; encoded by the coding sequence ATGGCAAGAATAATGAGAAGTAGCTGGGTAAGTCTCCTAGTACTATATCTAGTGTCAACAAATTTGATGAACTCTTTGGAGGCTCAGCTTATGTCACCAGGATCTGCACCTGCACCTGAAGGACCAGCACAAGCACCACAAGGTCCGGCACCAGCACCTGAAGGCCCGGCCTCAGCACCTGCACCTGAAGGCCCAGCATCAGCACCTGCACCCGTATCTCCAGCAGCAACACCTGAAGGTCCGGCATCAGCACCTGCACCTATATCTCCAGCACCAACACCAAAAGCTCCAGCACCAACACCTAAATCATCTCCAGCACCAGCTCCTCCTGCTCACACTACACCAGTGCCAGCACCTGCAAGTCCAGGGGGTGGAGGAGGCTCATCTGGTCTGAGTGGTGGACAAAAGGCAGGAATAGTAATAGGAGTGCTGTTGGGAGCAGCTCTGATAGGATTTGGAGGGTTGGTTTACAAAAAGCGCCAAAGCAATATCAGAAGAAGCCGATATAGCAATGCAGCACAGGACTTCAATCTTTGA